The following proteins are co-located in the Fluviicola sp. genome:
- a CDS encoding MlaD family protein, whose translation MKQLLFIFSLSVILFSCSDPKRDLVISFEEINGLEEGDYVIIKKQDVGTVTKIEFSNDYKMDVHIHLDKVDHLPRDSKFLIGKDGIFSNALYVVPGRSKYALTGSHRANGKAIEEIDWGKEFNDLMEESFKRPAQTQDSMLNELRDIKQEVHEVNEKTK comes from the coding sequence ATGAAACAACTCCTTTTCATCTTTTCTCTTTCGGTTATTTTGTTCTCCTGCAGTGATCCCAAGCGCGACCTGGTTATTTCATTTGAGGAAATCAATGGTTTGGAGGAAGGTGATTATGTAATCATTAAAAAACAGGATGTAGGAACCGTTACTAAAATCGAGTTCAGCAATGATTACAAAATGGACGTGCATATCCACCTCGATAAAGTCGACCATTTGCCGCGTGATTCCAAATTCCTGATCGGGAAAGACGGAATTTTCAGCAATGCACTTTATGTCGTTCCGGGAAGGTCGAAATATGCCTTGACCGGTTCTCACCGCGCGAACGGGAAAGCCATCGAGGAAATAGACTGGGGCAAGGAATTCAACGACCTGATGGAGGAAAGCTTTAAGAGACCCGCTCAAACACAAGACTCCATGTTGAACGAATTGCGCGATATCAAGCAGGAAGTGCACGAGGTGAATGAGAAGACGAAGTAA
- a CDS encoding aldehyde dehydrogenase — translation MKSLIDQQRAFFNSNQTKDLKFRIGQLQKLKSLLLSNQNRLNEAIYKDFGKSPFETFTNEFGLVFLDIDEACSKLRKWAKRKRVRTNWVNFPAKSYIIPEPLGVSLIIGAWNYPYQLSLAPAIAAIAAGNTVILKPSELPLNTSNILAEVINTAFDPAFFHVVEGGIEETTALLEERFDKIFFTGSTNVGRIVYQAAAKHLTPVTLELGGKSPAIFTEDANFKMGIKRLIWAKFLNSGQTCIAPDYVLLPKSRKNEFLELAKAEIEQASYSIENGNYIRIINDKNLERLKNLIDPDKVYSGGEIREGQRIIQPTLMHNVTFNDAIMQEEIFGPILPVITYDSLDEVIPEIKKREKPLSCYLFTTNSSIRDKLLHELSFGGGAINEAVMHISNSRLPFGGVGQSGTGSYHGEAGFRTFSHYKSILQKATWFETNLKYSPYSEGKLKWIRRLMGMK, via the coding sequence ATGAAATCACTCATCGATCAGCAGCGCGCGTTTTTCAACTCCAACCAAACGAAGGACTTGAAGTTCAGAATCGGGCAATTGCAAAAACTAAAATCGTTGTTACTATCGAACCAGAACCGATTGAATGAAGCTATTTACAAAGACTTCGGCAAATCTCCATTCGAAACTTTTACCAACGAATTCGGGTTGGTTTTCCTGGACATCGATGAAGCCTGCAGCAAATTAAGAAAGTGGGCAAAACGTAAACGCGTACGGACTAACTGGGTGAACTTTCCCGCTAAAAGTTACATTATACCGGAACCACTGGGAGTTTCGCTGATAATCGGCGCATGGAATTATCCGTATCAGCTATCTTTAGCTCCGGCTATTGCAGCCATTGCAGCCGGAAACACGGTAATCCTGAAACCCAGCGAATTGCCTTTAAACACCAGTAATATCCTCGCAGAAGTGATCAATACGGCTTTTGATCCCGCATTTTTTCACGTGGTAGAAGGCGGAATTGAAGAAACAACCGCTTTGCTGGAAGAACGTTTCGACAAGATTTTCTTTACCGGAAGTACGAACGTAGGCCGGATTGTGTATCAGGCCGCAGCCAAACACCTCACTCCTGTTACGCTGGAATTGGGAGGAAAAAGCCCGGCAATTTTCACGGAAGATGCGAACTTTAAAATGGGTATCAAGCGCCTGATCTGGGCTAAATTCCTGAATTCCGGCCAGACCTGCATTGCGCCGGATTACGTATTGCTTCCCAAAAGCAGGAAGAACGAATTCCTGGAACTCGCAAAAGCAGAAATCGAACAAGCTTCCTATTCCATTGAGAACGGAAATTACATCCGGATCATTAACGACAAGAACCTAGAACGGCTAAAGAACCTGATCGATCCGGACAAAGTTTATTCCGGGGGAGAAATCCGGGAAGGGCAACGAATCATTCAACCGACTTTGATGCACAACGTTACTTTCAACGATGCAATCATGCAGGAAGAAATTTTCGGGCCGATCCTGCCCGTAATCACTTACGATTCCCTGGATGAAGTGATTCCGGAAATCAAAAAGCGCGAAAAGCCGTTATCCTGTTACCTATTCACCACTAATTCTTCGATCAGGGACAAATTGCTGCACGAACTTTCATTCGGAGGTGGCGCAATCAATGAAGCGGTAATGCACATTTCCAACAGCCGTTTGCCGTTTGGAGGCGTGGGACAAAGCGGAACGGGATCCTATCATGGCGAAGCAGGATTCAGGACATTTTCTCACTATAAAAGCATTTTACAAAAAGCCACCTGGTTTGAGACAAACCTGAAATATTCGCCTTATTCGGAAGGGAAACTGAAATGGATCCGGCGATTGATGGGGATGAAGTGA